Part of the Sebastes umbrosus isolate fSebUmb1 chromosome 3, fSebUmb1.pri, whole genome shotgun sequence genome is shown below.
tattcccataatactacgacttctttctcgtaaacttaGAAGATCCTGAGAGTTTGATGCTGTGAAGGTCACAGCTGTGGTAGCTGATTGTAAATGTTATCTGATGTTAGCCTGCCCTCTTCTGGACTGAGGACCAACTACAACAGAGGCTGAGGACACAAGGAGGAACTCCACTCCAGCACTGAGTCATCCAAAGTACAAAACTAGTCTGATTTGACTAATTAAAATCACTTCTTTACAATCTTGGCCAATGTTGTGTAGCGTGTTTTAGGGTGAGTACTTCCAGACCCTGTTGATCAGGGTGTGAGCCAGCAGCTCTGGAGGGTTTGGAGAACCCAAATGAGCACAACAGTCCAGGAACTTGTGGTCAGAGCTCTgctttttactgttttcttaacatcaataaaacaaaatggcatCAATACAAGAACAAAGGAAACTCACTGACATAAAGGACGGGTCCTCAGCCCACAGACCAAAGGCAGAATGAATGaagtatggctgtcaatcgattaaaacagttaatcgcgattaatcacaaatcacTTAGTTTAACAGCTTGGTCCATgtgggctcatttgcataaaggactgttccccgccttttcattttgaaagagcaacggccaatgaggaaactccaacacttggccgaccaatcgtgtagcTTTATtactcagtcagtgacagacttttgcgtttgcgtccagccaaaaacaaaagtctaagtTCAGTCTTGGTGAACTTGATGAAGCTCAACATTTAGCGTCTGGCTGTCTGCTCCTCTCCCAGTAACTCACCATCTGTGGGATGCTTGTCGTTGTCACGGCGATCACTTTTGAAAGGCTGCAGCTGCTCAGAGGATGCACTGGGTCGACAatgaacatttgtttttcagGAGGGTCGGTGGGGGAGATGCCCAGGCGCTTTAGGCACATCCCTAGGTAGGCATCTTCAATGAAGATCGGTCTAATGTGAGGAGAGACCGTCAGGATCTTGGCAGGCAGGTCCAGGGACATGACGTAGGCCATGCCCAGAGGATACGGGGGGTACTCTGGCTCAGCAATCACGGTTGTCGGCATGTAGAACTTGTTGGATGGGTTTCTTAAAACCGGACTGTGCCACCACACCAAACCTGTCATGTAGTTCTGTTGGGCCGTGCTGGGATCCAGAAGCAGTTTAACCAAATTATGGACATGCAATAACATATCAGAGTCAATCTTCATGACATAGGAAGTCTTGACGCAGCGCGCAGCCAGCCACTCCAGCATCATCATAGTCTTGATGGTCAGATTGTGGTAGCTGTCCTGGAAGTTACTCTGGATCAGGTCATGGTGCTGCAGGTTCTCCTGTCGGAgcttctcctgctgctgctcagcatTAGCTCCCCCAGGTAGGCCCAGTACGAAGACAGTCTCCACCAGCTGACCAAGAACCAGTTTCTCATCTCCCCATGTCTTCCGGATGACGTCCCGACCTGTCACGTCCCTGGTTGCAACATGGACCATCAGGACCAGGAAAGGAGCCGTGGTCTTACACGTCGGCGTGTCATCCATGATGACTTTATAGTTTCGTGGATAGGCCACATAGTACAGCCCAGGATCCGATAACGGTGCTGGACTAAACCTGCTCACCAAGTTCCAGTCATAGTtgagatagaagaagaagactgtcaCTGCTCCCAGGATGCAGATCAAGATGATTTTTAAGTATCTCCTCCCGGTATCCATTAGAACTGTACAGAAAAGAGACTCACGTTATCACATGATAGCAGCACTCTTCTGATTCTGAGAAAACAGCAACACACAATTCAGCAATCTACAGTGTTTGAGAGAAGAA
Proteins encoded:
- the LOC119484687 gene encoding beta-1,3-galactosyltransferase 2-like isoform X2, translating into MDTGRRYLKIILICILGAVTVFFFYLNYDWNLVSRFSPAPLSDPGLYYVAYPRNYKVIMDDTPTCKTTAPFLVLMVHVATRDVTGRDVIRKTWGDEKLVLGQLVETVFVLGLPGGANAEQQQEKLRQENLQHHDLIQSNFQDSYHNLTIKTMMMLEWLAARCVKTSYVMKIDSDMLLHVHNLVKLLLDPSTAQQNYMTGLVWWHSPVLRNPSNKFYMPTTVIAEPEYPPYPLGMAYVMSLDLPAKILTVSPHIRPIFIEDAYLGMCLKRLGISPTDPPEKQMFIVDPVHPLSSCSLSKVIAVTTTSIPQMVSYWERSRQPDAKC
- the LOC119484687 gene encoding beta-1,3-galactosyltransferase 5-like isoform X1; the protein is MLVFLTPCLQLRAYLVGSDRFLPTFFCIAVMGHIAVCMVWTKRILMDTGRRYLKIILICILGAVTVFFFYLNYDWNLVSRFSPAPLSDPGLYYVAYPRNYKVIMDDTPTCKTTAPFLVLMVHVATRDVTGRDVIRKTWGDEKLVLGQLVETVFVLGLPGGANAEQQQEKLRQENLQHHDLIQSNFQDSYHNLTIKTMMMLEWLAARCVKTSYVMKIDSDMLLHVHNLVKLLLDPSTAQQNYMTGLVWWHSPVLRNPSNKFYMPTTVIAEPEYPPYPLGMAYVMSLDLPAKILTVSPHIRPIFIEDAYLGMCLKRLGISPTDPPEKQMFIVDPVHPLSSCSLSKVIAVTTTSIPQMVSYWERSRQPDAKC